Proteins from a single region of Phyllopteryx taeniolatus isolate TA_2022b chromosome 10, UOR_Ptae_1.2, whole genome shotgun sequence:
- the gpr137 gene encoding integral membrane protein GPR137 isoform X1, with translation MEAPVAAGPPPNSSTLPAPLPLRPALAPSVQLGFTALYTTLYGGLFLVVYAQLWLLYLYKHKRWSYQSIFLFLCLLWAALRTTLFSFYFRNALEANHLPVVVYWLLYCFPVCLQFFTLGLINLYFTQVLLKARETYSSDVEKRLCTARCMYGALNAIFFCVNVACAALGGRGDSAGPGEQTWTLVLVRVLVNDLLFILDAVLLAALLLLLTRHSHSTGPYLTSKGTTVCRTGVLGATVILLFASRAFYNLSALVLSQNHHVESFDFDWYNVSDQADLRNELGDRGYLAFGAILFIWELLPTSLLILIFRVRRPTQEVSNLTVNNRVLSRPYFFDDPQGSDEEVAAPWTSTYQPHSSWYGSETTPLLFATNPPDQNHQHHSFYSTPQN, from the exons ATGGAAGCTCCAGTGGCAGCCGGCCCTCCTCCCAACTCTTCCACGCTGCCCGCCCCTCTGCCCCTGCGTCCGGCTCTGGCCCCTTCAGTCCAGCTCGGCTTCACCGCCCTTTACACCACGCTGTACGGCGGTCTCTTCCTGGTAGTGTACGCCCAGCTCTGGCTTCTTTATCTCTACAAACACAAACGATGGAGCTATCAGAGCATCTTTCTCTTCCTCTGCCTGCTGTGGGCCGCCCTACGCACCACCTTGTTTTCGTTTTACTTTCGGAACGCACTGGAGGCCAACCACCTCCCTGTGGTGGTCTACTGGCTGCTCTACTGCTTCCCTGTCTGCTTGCAGTTTTTTACTCTGGGCCTTATCAACTTGTACTTCACTCAG GTGCTACTTAAAGCCAGAGAGACTTACAGCTCAGATGTGGAAAAACGGCT GTGCACTGCCCGCTGCATGTACGGGGCGCTGAACGCTATCTTTTTCTGCGTCAACGTGGCCTGCGCGGCTCTCGGAGGCCGCGGTGATAGCGCAGGGCCGGGGGAGCAGACCTGGACCCTGGTCCTGGTCCGAGTGCTCGTCAACGACTTGTTGTTCATCCTGGACGCGGTGTTGCTCGCCGCCTTGCTGCTGCTTCTGACGCGGCACTCTCACTCCACCGGCCCGTACCTGACCAGCAAG GGGACCACAGTGTGTCGCACAGGAGTGCTCGGCGCCACAGTCATCTTGCTGTTTGCCAGCCGAGCTTTCTACAACCTGAGCGCCCTGGTTCTGTCTCAGAACCACCATGTTGAGTCTTTTGACTTTGACTGGTATAACGTCTCTGACCAG GCTGACCTACGTAATGAATTAGGTGACAGGGGCTATCTGGCCTTTGGCGCCATCCTCTTCATATGGGAGCTGCTACCAACCAGTCTGCTCATCCTCATCTTCAGAGTTCGCCGGCCTACTCAAGAG GTCAGCAACTTGACCGTCAACAACAGGGTCCTATCTCGTCCTTATTTCTTCGATGACCCTCAAGGCAGCGATGAGGAAGTAGCCGCTCCGTGGACTTCGACCTACCAGCCTCACTCAAG CTGGTACGGATCAGAGACCACGCCTCTCCTGTTTGCTACCAACCCCCCAGACCAGAATCACCAGCACCACTCTTTCTACTCCACCCCCCAAAACTGA
- the gpr137 gene encoding integral membrane protein GPR137 isoform X2, with the protein MEAPVAAGPPPNSSTLPAPLPLRPALAPSVQLGFTALYTTLYGGLFLVVYAQLWLLYLYKHKRWSYQSIFLFLCLLWAALRTTLFSFYFRNALEANHLPVVVYWLLYCFPVCLQFFTLGLINLYFTQVLLKARETYSSDVEKRLCTARCMYGALNAIFFCVNVACAALGGRGDSAGPGEQTWTLVLVRVLVNDLLFILDAVLLAALLLLLTRHSHSTGPYLTSKGTTVCRTGVLGATVILLFASRAFYNLSALVLSQNHHVESFDFDWYNVSDQADLRNELGDRGYLAFGAILFIWELLPTSLLILIFRVRRPTQE; encoded by the exons ATGGAAGCTCCAGTGGCAGCCGGCCCTCCTCCCAACTCTTCCACGCTGCCCGCCCCTCTGCCCCTGCGTCCGGCTCTGGCCCCTTCAGTCCAGCTCGGCTTCACCGCCCTTTACACCACGCTGTACGGCGGTCTCTTCCTGGTAGTGTACGCCCAGCTCTGGCTTCTTTATCTCTACAAACACAAACGATGGAGCTATCAGAGCATCTTTCTCTTCCTCTGCCTGCTGTGGGCCGCCCTACGCACCACCTTGTTTTCGTTTTACTTTCGGAACGCACTGGAGGCCAACCACCTCCCTGTGGTGGTCTACTGGCTGCTCTACTGCTTCCCTGTCTGCTTGCAGTTTTTTACTCTGGGCCTTATCAACTTGTACTTCACTCAG GTGCTACTTAAAGCCAGAGAGACTTACAGCTCAGATGTGGAAAAACGGCT GTGCACTGCCCGCTGCATGTACGGGGCGCTGAACGCTATCTTTTTCTGCGTCAACGTGGCCTGCGCGGCTCTCGGAGGCCGCGGTGATAGCGCAGGGCCGGGGGAGCAGACCTGGACCCTGGTCCTGGTCCGAGTGCTCGTCAACGACTTGTTGTTCATCCTGGACGCGGTGTTGCTCGCCGCCTTGCTGCTGCTTCTGACGCGGCACTCTCACTCCACCGGCCCGTACCTGACCAGCAAG GGGACCACAGTGTGTCGCACAGGAGTGCTCGGCGCCACAGTCATCTTGCTGTTTGCCAGCCGAGCTTTCTACAACCTGAGCGCCCTGGTTCTGTCTCAGAACCACCATGTTGAGTCTTTTGACTTTGACTGGTATAACGTCTCTGACCAG GCTGACCTACGTAATGAATTAGGTGACAGGGGCTATCTGGCCTTTGGCGCCATCCTCTTCATATGGGAGCTGCTACCAACCAGTCTGCTCATCCTCATCTTCAGAGTTCGCCGGCCTACTCAAGAG TAA